The following are encoded together in the Drosophila biarmipes strain raj3 chromosome 3L, RU_DBia_V1.1, whole genome shotgun sequence genome:
- the LOC108027737 gene encoding LOW QUALITY PROTEIN: uncharacterized protein LOC108027737 (The sequence of the model RefSeq protein was modified relative to this genomic sequence to represent the inferred CDS: inserted 4 bases in 2 codons; deleted 4 bases in 2 codons), whose amino-acid sequence MNQLDQTTYTTPRTRTHTPSLGATIQQYNNGAETARTTKRILYEPRSGARSSSQLVQHSRGIDDNIHSFDQTADDVDGXGDADDDGDDFHYGPGSASPIAALHSHCSPPELHHRRAPSTGRPPKTQARQSEAEEIGGGSTKTYCQSSSNSKAXLRQHQQHEESQQQHYASLHRAK is encoded by the exons ATGAACCAATTAGATCAAACAACCTACACCACACCACGtacccgcacacacacaccttcGCTGGGTGCCACAATACAACAATACAACAACGGAGCAGAGACTGCGAGAACAACAAAAAGAATTCTTTACGAGCCTCGCTCCGGTGCACGGTCATCAAGTCAGCTCGTTCAACATTCAAGAGGCATCGATGATAATATTCATTCATTTGATCAAACCGCCGACGATGTCGACGG CGGAGATGCAGACGACGATGGAGACGACTTTCATTATGGGCCTGGGTCTGCAAGCCCCATCGCTGCCCTGCACTCGCACTGTTCCCCACCCGAGCTC CATCACCGTCGGGCTCCTTCTACTGGGAGGCCGCCCAAAACCCAAGCCAGGCAGTCCGAAGCAGAG GAGATCGGCGGGGGAAGCACAAAAACATATTGCCAAAgtagcagcaacagcaaagc ACTACGGCAACATCAGCAACACGAGGAATCTCAACAGCAGCATTATGCATCATTACACCGGGCGAAATAA